The following coding sequences are from one Aethina tumida isolate Nest 87 chromosome 2, icAetTumi1.1, whole genome shotgun sequence window:
- the LOC109607625 gene encoding uncharacterized protein LOC109607625, with amino-acid sequence MFKVLCYFLLVASVCGVQFDITNRDGGEIWIGIQGNSGKPTLENGGFKLGVGQTRTVNAPDDWAGRFWSRQWCNSGTGQCLVGNCNGVECQGRGGSPPVTLVEITLRGSDNQDFYDISLVDGFSSFATIRPINGQGNCKAIECRANINNVCPNELKFNTPEGVLGCKSSCLEYNTDQYCCRNQYGTRETCNIDQWPNPNSAKLFKQQCPDAYSYAYDDPSSIFTCRADKYEITFGG; translated from the exons ATGTTCAAGGTATTGTGTTATTTTCTTCTAGTAGCATCAGTTTGTGGTGTGCAGTTCGACATCACGAACAGAGACGGTGGTGAGATTTGGATCGGCATCCAGGGCAACAGTGGTAAGCCAACTTTGGAAAATGGTGGATTCAAATTGGGAGTTGGACAAACG agAACCGTTAACGCACCAGATGATTGGGCTGGAAGATTCTGGTCCAGACAGTGGTGCAACAGTGGCACCGGGCAATGTCTGGTTGGCAATTGCAATGGGGTGGAATGCCAAGGAAGGGGTGGAAGTCCTCCAGTTACATTGGTAGAAATTACACTCAGAGGTTCCGACAACCAGGACTTTTATGACATCTCTTTGGTTGATGGCTTCAGTTCTTTTGCCACG atcCGACCTATAAACGGTCAAGGAAACTGTAAAGCGATCGAGTGCAGGGCCAACATCAACAACGTCTGTCCCAACGAACTGAAATTCAACACACCAGAAGGAGTGCTCGGTTGCAAATCGTCCTGTTTGGAGTACAACACGGATCAGTACTGCTGCAGAAACCAATACGGTACCAGGGAGACTTGCAATATTGATCAATGGCCCAATCCCAACTCGGCGAAACTCTTCAAGCAGCAGTGTCCCGATGCCTACAGTTATGCCTACGATGACCCCAGCAGTATTTTCACTTGTAGGGCTGACAAGTACGAAATCACCTTTGGAGGTTAA
- the LOC109607484 gene encoding uncharacterized protein LOC109607484 isoform X2 gives MFKALGYFLLVASVCGVQFDITNRDGGEIWIGIQGNSNKPTLENGGFKLGSGQTRSVHAPDNWAGRFWSRQWCNSGNGQCLVGNCNGVECQGRGGNPPVTLVEITLRGSGNQDFYDISLVDGFSTFATIRPINGQGHCKAIECKSRISDICPNELKFNTPQGVLGCMSSCMKHQYSAKFFKQQCPDAYTYAYNDPSSIFTCRADKYEITFGG, from the exons ATGTTCAAGGCACTGGGTTATTTCCTTCTAGTAGCATCAGTTTGTGGTGTGCAGTTCGACATCACGAACAGAGACGGTGGTGAGATTTGGATAGGCATCCAGGGCAACAGTAATAAGCCAACTTTGGAAAATGGTGGCTTCAAACTAGGATCTGGACAAACG AGAAGCGTTCATGCACCAGATAATTGGGCTGGCAGATTCTGGTCCAGACAATGGTGCAACAGTGGTAACGGGCAATGTCTGGTTGGAAATTGCAACGGCGTGGAATGCCAAGGAAGGGGTGGAAATCCTCCAGTTACATTGGTCGAAATTACACTCAGAGGTTCCGGAAACCAGGACTTTTATGACATCTCTTTGGTTGACGGCTTCAGTACTTTTGCCACG atccGTCCAATAAACGGTCAAGGACACTGCAAAGCAATCGAATGCAAATCTCGCATCAGCGATATTTGTCCCAACGAACTGAAATTCAACACACCACAAGGAGTTCTCGGTTGCATGTCGTCCTGTATGAAGCATCAGTACTCGGCAAAATTCTTCAAGCAGCAGTGTCCCGATGCCTACACTTATGCTTACAATGATCCCAGCAGTATCTTCACTTGTAGGGCTGACAAGTACGAAATCACCTTTGGGGGTTAA
- the LOC109607484 gene encoding uncharacterized protein LOC109607484 isoform X1 produces the protein MFKALGYFLLVASVCGVQFDITNRDGGEIWIGIQGNSNKPTLENGGFKLGSGQTRSVHAPDNWAGRFWSRQWCNSGNGQCLVGNCNGVECQGRGGNPPVTLVEITLRGSGNQDFYDISLVDGFSTFATIRPINGQGHCKAIECKSRINNICPNELKFHTPRGVLGCMSSCLKHTNNDQFCCRNQYGTRETCNIDHWPNPNSARFFKQHCPDAYSYAYDDPSSIFTCRADKYEITFGG, from the exons ATGTTCAAGGCACTGGGTTATTTCCTTCTAGTAGCATCAGTTTGTGGTGTGCAGTTCGACATCACGAACAGAGACGGTGGTGAGATTTGGATAGGCATCCAGGGCAACAGTAATAAGCCAACTTTGGAAAATGGTGGCTTCAAACTAGGATCTGGACAAACG AGAAGCGTTCATGCACCAGATAATTGGGCTGGCAGATTCTGGTCCAGACAATGGTGCAACAGTGGTAACGGGCAATGTCTGGTTGGAAATTGCAACGGCGTGGAATGCCAAGGAAGGGGTGGAAATCCTCCAGTTACATTGGTCGAAATTACACTCAGAGGTTCCGGAAACCAGGACTTTTATGACATCTCTTTGGTTGACGGCTTCAGTACTTTTGCCACG atccGTCCAATAAACGGTCAAGGACACTGCAAAGCGATCGAGTGCAAGTCCCGCATCAACAACATTTGTCCCAACGAACTGAAATTCCACACACCACGAGGAGTGCTCGGTTGCATGTCGTCCTGTTTGAAGCATACCAATAATGATCAGTTCTGCTGCAGAAACCAATACGGTACCAGAGAAACTTGCAATATTGATCATTGGCCGAATCCCAACTCGGCAAGATTCTTCAAGCAGCATTGTCCCGATGCCTACAGTTATGCTTACGATGATCCCAGCAGTATCTTCACTTGTAGGGCTGACAAGTACGAAATCACCTTTGGAggttaa
- the LOC109599934 gene encoding uncharacterized protein LOC109599934 — protein MFKALSYFLLVASVCGVQFDIANRDDGEIWIGIQSNSNKPSLESGGFKLEFGETRSVYAPDNWAGKFWSRQWCDISTGQCLVGNCNGVECHGRSGNPPVTLVEITLRGSGNQDFYDISLVKGFSTLATIRPIDGQGHCKAIECKSRINYICPNELKFNTPQGVLGCMSSCMNHEYSAKFFKEHCPDAYTYAYNDPSSIFTCKADLYEITFGG, from the exons ATGTTCAAGGCACTGAGTTATTTCCTTCTAGTAGCATCAGTTTGTGGTGTGCAGTTCGACATCGCGAACAGAGACGATGGTGAGATTTGGATAGGCATTCAGAGCAATAGTAATAAGCCATCTTTGGAAAGTGGTGGATTCAAACTGGAATTTGGAGAAAcg agaaGCGTATATGCACCAGATAATTGGGCTGGAAAATTCTGGTCCAGGCAGTGGTGTGACATTAGTACCGGGCAATGCCTGGTTGGCAATTGCAACGGAGTGGAATGTCATGGAAGGAGTGGAAATCCTCCAGTTACATTGGTAGAAATTACACTCAGAGGTTCCGGAAACCAGGACTTTTATGACATCTCTTTGGTTAAAGGTTTCAGTACTCTTGCGACg attcgTCCAATAGATGGTCAAGGGCACTGCAAAGCGATTGAGTGCAAGTCCCGCATCAACTATATTTGTCCCAACGAACTGAAATTCAACACACCACAAGGAGTTCTCGGTTGCATGTCGTCCTGTATGAATCATGAATACTCGGCCAAATTCTTCAAGGAACATTGTCCTGATGCCTACACTTATGCTTACAATGATCCCAGCAGTATCTTCACTTGTAAAGCTGACCTGTACGAAATCACCTTTGGGGGATAA
- the LOC126264642 gene encoding uncharacterized protein LOC126264642, with the protein MRDDCGNKLYCASADPKPPLTLVEFQMQPSGHDRYAISIKRGFNILARAYTKLFEDRVGNMHNYPLRGVIFPGNPNLVKQDGVWVGEDYLEFQSFVKAFNATECVVELDYPADFPDAVKNIVANKSDICINAMYDVSFLKEVDRVFFNTFENMVLIVPKSKVIPQISYLWMTMQPFTYVAVLSTLLMVCFTTKLVNPRLSLSTSFIFAYSALFRISIKLEGNRKFKMLYLCWYVTIMFVCSMFEAKLFQALVTTRSLPDIDTLDDFLKTNLTVFTARAYVSMASEKMQQANFEFIDKPKLIQMIKTGHDEGAYLVRNSLATSLSTRVVDRDDYPLFHTVEEPVACGHLVYLVQHRSPLQEPLRKIVLLVKAYVERMIIICIYPKDME; encoded by the exons ATGAGAGACGATTGCGGTAACAAGCTTTACTGTGCTAGCGCTGATCCTAAACCGCCGCTTACGCTGGTGGAGTTCCAGATGCAGCCGTCTGGACATGACAGATACGCTATCTCGATCAAAAGAGGCTTCAACATCTTGGCCAGG GCTTACACGAAACTGTTCGAGGACAGAGTAGGAAACATGCACAATTATCCTTTAAGAGGTGTCATTTTCCCAGGCAATCCAAATTTGGTTAAACAAGATGGAGTTTGGGTGGGCGAGGACTATTTGGAGTTCCAGTCATTCGTCAAAGCCTTCAACGCTACTGAATGTGTTGTGGAATTAGATTATCCAGCTGACTTTCCTGACGCTGTGAAAAACATTGTGGCCAACAAAAGTGATATTTGTATCAACGCCATGTACGATGTTAGTTTTTTAAAGGAAGTTGACCGAGTCTTTTTCAATACGTTTGAGAATATGGTGCTGATCGTACCAAAGTCTAAAGTCATTCCACAAATCAGTTATTTGTGGATGACCATGCAACCGTTTACTTATGTTGCTGTTTTGAGTACTTTACTGATGGTTTGCTTCACCACTAAATTGGTTAATCCACGATTATCTCTTAGcaccagttttatttttgcctACTCCGCTTTGTTTAGAATATCCATTAAACTGGAAGGGAACAGgaagtttaaaatgttatatctgTGTTGGTACGTCACAATAATGTTTGTATGCAGCATGTTTGAAGCAAAACTATTTCAAGCACTTGTAACAACCAGAAGTCTTCCTGACATTGATACTCTGGACGATTTTCTAAAAACTAACCTGACCGTTTTTACTGCAAGAGCCTACGTTTCAATGGCATCAGAAAAGATGCAGCAGGCCAACTTTGAATTCATAGACaaaccaaaattaatacaaatgatcaaaacagggCATGACGAAGGAGCTTATTTAGTAAGAAACAGTTTGGCCACCAGTTTGAGTACAAGAGTTGTGGACAGAGATGATTATCCTCTGTTTCATACTGTCGAAGAGCCAGTTGCTTGTGGACACCTGGTTTATTTGGTCCAGCATCGTTCCCCTCTTCAGGAGCCTTTGAGAAAGATAGTTTTGTTGGTGAAAGCTTACG TGGAAAGgatgattattatttgtatttacccCAAGGACATGGAATAA
- the LOC109607489 gene encoding uncharacterized protein LOC109607489: MLITASFKSSGENPMHHTSKHVQGTELFPSSSIRIQGNSGKPSLENGGFKLKSGQTRSVHAPDNWAGRFWSRQWCNNDTGQSLVGNCNGVECQGRGGNPPVTLVEITLRGSGNQDFYDISLVDGFNTFATIRPINGQGRCKAIKCKSRINNICPNALKFNTPRGVLGCMSSCLKYSNNDQYCCRNKFGTRETCKVDQWPNPNSAKLFKQHCPDAYSYAYDDHSSTFTCRAEKYKITFGG; encoded by the exons ATGTTGATAACTGCTTCATTTAAAAGCAGTGGAGAAAACCCGATGCATCATACCAGTAAACATGTTCAAGGCACTGAATTGTTTCCTTCTAGTAGCATCA GAATCCAGGGCAACAGTGGTAAGCCATCTTTGGAAAATGGTGGCTTCAAACTGAAATCTGGACAAACG AGAAGTGTTCATGCACCAGATAATTGGGCTGGAAGATTCTGGTCCAGACAATGGTGCAACAATGATACCGGGCAAAGCCTGGTTGGAAATTGCAACGGAGTGGAATGCCAAGGAAGAGGTGGAAATCCTCCAGTTACATTGGTAGAAATTACACTCAGAGGTTCCGGAAACCAGGACTTTTATGACATCTCTTTGGTTGACGGCTTCAATACTTTTGCCACG atccGACCAATAAACGGTCAAGGACGCTGTAAAGCAATCAAGTGCAAGTCTCGCATCAATAACATTTGTCCCAACGCACTGAAATTCAATACACCACGAGGAGTGCTTGGTTGCATGTCCTCCTGTTTGAAGTACAGCAATAATGATCAGTACTGCTGCAGAAACAAATTCGGTACCAGAGAAACTTGCAAAGTTGATCAATGGCCGAATCCCAACTCGGCAAAACTCTTCAAGCAGCATTGTCCCGATGCATACAGTTATGCTTACGATGACCACAGCAGTACCTTCACTTGTAGGGCTGAGAAGTACAAAATCACCTTTGGAGgttaa
- the LOC109599939 gene encoding uncharacterized protein LOC109599939, with translation MYVLVASLLLLACTQAVEIQIGNDDGGDIWVGIQGDPNNAHLNYGGVVIGSKQTVTLYAPPNWHGRIWARTWCSGLNNHCLTGDCGSKLYCASAGPESPVTLVEFQMQPSGDHRYAISTKRGFNILAKVESLSGNCDSTSCQTRINNDCPDELKYDTSQGVLGCKSACVAFNNDEYCCTGDNSGDNCNSNKYTDWFSNECPDTITMPNADLNRQCNTDGFKITFGG, from the exons atgtaCGTCTTGGTGGCGAGCCTGTTGCTTTTGGCATGTACCCAGGCAGTGGAAATCCAAATAGGAAACGATGACGGCGGCGACATTTGGGTAGGCATCCAAGGCGACCCGAACAACGCCCACTTGAACTACGGGGGAGTCGTAATTGGTTCCAAGCAAACT GTCACGTTGTACGCACCGCCGAATTGGCACGGAAGGATTTGGGCCAGGACTTGGTGCAGCGGTTTGAATAACCACTGTTTGACAGGCGATTGCGGTAGCAAGCTTTACTGTGCTAGCGCTGGTCCTGAATCGCCGGTTACGCTGGTGGAGTTCCAGATGCAGCCGTCTGGAGATCACAGATACGCCATCTCGACCAAAAGAGGATTCAATATCTTGGCCAAG gttGAGTCTTTGTCTGGAAACTGTGACTCCACCTCCTGCCAAACAAGGATCAACAACGATTGCCCAGACGAACTGAAGTACGACACATCTCAAGGTGTTCTAGGTTGTAAGTCGGCCTGCGTTGCTTTCAACAACGACGAGTACTGTTGTACTGGCGACAATTCAGGTGATAACTGCAATAGTAACAAATACACAGATTGGTTCTCAAACGAATGTCCTGATACCATCACCATGCCTAATGCTGACCTGAACCGTCAATGCAATACTGATGGATTCAAAATAACTTTCGGaggttaa